A single genomic interval of Drosophila virilis strain 15010-1051.87 chromosome 2, Dvir_AGI_RSII-ME, whole genome shotgun sequence harbors:
- the srp gene encoding box A-binding factor isoform X6, with translation MQYGMQAIASPTHTHAQLQQQHHQNQQQQHQQQQQQQQQQQQHHQHHNSTSSSPGPVGLHHTSGSAVGHSSLLDDGYGSPKSSHSGNGGGGTLPAFQRIAPASGGAGYGNGVANGSGSGAERASGYASLANYRTHADGWSGHYEPISYAPNATGQGGQLGGSGAAATNVICNRRAVAAAAAAAAAVDGAANAVDPARFLANAAHLSASASLTAMAAESGGDFYKTFPFNVTTGSRSKGSTNANSAAGSGAGSTSATTSSVTSTALDEHVSRANSRRLSASRRAGMSCSNCQTSYTSLWRRNPGGEPVCNACGLYYKLHNVVRPLTMKKDTIQKRKRKPKGTKSEKSKKMRTTQAAGLVANNNANANACHNVGMQLEGHGQQMDVNDEMKPLAYMSYASQQQLQQQQLNTEQHSSAASSPQSMASSSLSPNAISQQQQQQQQQQQQQQQQQLCAGLDMSPTSSYQMSPINMQQQQQQQQQSCSMQHSPSTPTSAMSQSIYSTPSPTQLHSNNNNSSNNNNNNNTLFNHNNNNNNNNNENNKQIIQKYLQAQQLSNNSSNSDQQLLAQQQLMHLMPNSITAATAAAAAAAAAAAAAAAISTAIKSEAVTNTTNTSNSNSSSNSISSKQLAATTTATTPTAASNTLSSLSHNSSNIISLQSAYQQQALGQTEMPLCKSALSGRSSSPYYINHLAEEEQTAIIKLEQLDHQQQQQQQQHQQQHQQQQQQQHQQHDEMLLSRTTSIDEHYELAAYHRHQQQQQQQQLQQHTLQQHVALSQHEQQIASYALHAAAQQQLHEFGRKYGVERETIVKME, from the exons ATGCAGTATGGTATGCAAGCAATTGCCTcgcccacccacacacacgcccagctgcagcagcaacatcaccaaaaccagcagcagcaacatcagcaacagcagcaacagcagcagcagcagcaacaacatcatcagcatcacAATTCCACCAGCAGCAGTCCTGGCCCAGTGGGTCTGCACCACACGAGCGGCTCGGCGGTTGGGCACAGCTCGCTGCTGGACGACGGCTACGGATCGCCCAAAAGCAGCCACAGCGGCAACGGCGGAGGTGGCACCTTGCCCGCCTTTCAGCGCATTGCACCGGCCAGCGGCGGTGCCGGCTATGGCAACGGCGTGGCCAATGGCTCTGGCAGCGGCGCTGAACGGGCTTCTGGCTACGCATCGCTGGCCAATTACCGCACACAC GCCGATGGTTGGAGTGGTCATTACGAACCAATTAGCTACGCGCCCAATGCCACCGGCCAGGGCGGGCAATTGGGTGGCAGCGGTGCAGCGGCTACCAATGTGATATGCAATCGACGCGCCgtcgctgccgcagctgcggcCGCAGCCGCTGTCGACGGTGCCGCCAACGCCGTTGATCCTGCCCGCTTCCTGGCCAACGCCGCTCATCTGTCTGCTTCGGCATCGCTAACAGCAA TGGCCGCTGAATCAGGCGGGGATTTCTATAAGACCTTCCCATTTAACGTGACCACCGGTAGCCGCAGTAAGGGCTCCACAAATGCCAACAGCGCTGCCGGTTCCGGCGCAGGCTCAACGTCAGCGACGACGTCGTCAGTGACTTCAACGGCGCTCGACGAGCACGTTAGTCGCGCCAATTCGAGACGCTTG AGCGCCTCCAGACGTGCTGGCATGTCCTGCTCCAACTGCCAGACGAGCTACACATCACTGTGGCGCCGCAATCCAGGTGGCGAGCCCGTCTGCAATGCCTGCGGCCTCTACTACAAGCTGCACAATGTGGTACGTCCGCTGACCATGAAGAAGGACACCATACAG AAACGCAAACGCAAACCGAAGGGCACCAAGAGCGAAAAGTCCAAGAAGATGAGAACCACGCAGGCGGCTGGATTGgtggccaacaacaatgccaatgccaatgcctgCCACAATGTGGGCATGCAGCTGGAGGGGCATGGCCAGCAAATGGATGTCAATGATG AAATGAAACCACTTGCATATATGTCATACGCAtcgcagcaacagctacagcagcaacaactaaacACTGAGCAACATTCATCAGCGGCCAGCTCGCCGCAAAGCATGGCATCCTCCTCATTATCACCCAATGCAATAtctcaacagcagcaacagcaacagcagcaacagcagcaacagcagcagcagcagctatgcgCTGGCCTGGACATGTCGCCCACATCCTCCTATCAAATGTCGCCCattaacatgcaacagcagcaacagcagcagcagcaatcatGCAGCATGCAACATTCACCTAGCACGCCCACATCAGCCATGTCACAGTCCATTTATTCCACGCCATCGCCTACGCAGCTtcatagcaacaacaacaatagcagcaacaacaacaacaacaacaacacattgTTCaatcataacaacaacaacaacaacaataacaatgagaataacaaacaaattatacAGAAATATCTGCAAGCTCAACAAttgagcaacaacagcagcaacagcgatcAGCAATTATTGGCACAGCAGCAACTTATGCACCTGATGCCGAACTCCAttacggcagcaacagcagcagctgcagcagcggcagcggcggcggctgcggcggcggcaatcAGCACAGCGATCAAATCGGAGGCGGTCACCAACACGaccaacaccagcaacagcaacagcagcagcaacagcatcagcagcaagcAATTAgctgccacaacaacagcaacaacaccgaCCGCGGCATCGAACACACTATCCTCTCTGAgtcacaacagcagcaacattatcAGCCTGCAAAGTGCCTATCAACAGCAGGCGCTTGGTCAGACGGAGATGCCCTTGTGTAAATCGGCACTGAGCGGACGCAGCTCATCGCCCTATTATATAAATCATCTGGCCGAGGAGGAGCAGACGGCCATTATTAAACTGGAGCAGTTGgatcaccagcagcaacagcagcaacagcaacaccaacagcaacatcaacagcagcagcagcagcagcatcagcaacacgATGAAATGTTGCTCAGTCGCACAACTTCCATCGATGAGCACTACGAACTGGCCGCCTATCATCgacaccagcaacagcagcagcagcagcagctacagcaacacacactgcagcaacatgttgcactCAGTCAGCACGAACAGCAGATTGCCAGCTATGCGCTACACGCagccgcacagcagcaactgcacgAATTTGGACGCAAATATGGCGTTGAGCGCGAAACAATTGTCAAAATGGAATAA